From the Rhizorhabdus dicambivorans genome, one window contains:
- a CDS encoding MBL fold metallo-hydrolase RNA specificity domain-containing protein — protein sequence MQKRKKRHHSRVTIFEREARIDLAKRPADGLGVAFLGASGTVTGSRYLVDDGETQIVVDSGLFQGPRDLRRLNWASIPPEVADVGQVLLTHAHLDHSGALPRMARLGWDGTVLATRATAALCELLLPDSGHLQEKDAEFANQHGFSRHQPALPLYTQADARLALQLFRPIEFGAWHAVTDGIRVRYHRAGHILGAASIEIDWKGRTILFSGDIGRYGDAVMKDPEPPARADYVLVESTYGDRRHEQVDPTKTLGDHVERCVERGGTVVIPAFAVGRVQSLLYHFSRLRAQGRLRDIPIFLDSPMAINASGLMCDFMDEHRLARAECEAACSVAHYVREVEESKELTANPAPKVIISASGMATGGRVLHHLKRFAPDGKNLILFSGFQAAGTRGAAMIGGARTIKIHGEYIPVEADVANLTMLSAHADSDELMRWLGSLQEPPRHVYVTHGEPTGAQVLAKRVSEDLGWACSVPALGSWGMLA from the coding sequence ATGCAAAAGAGAAAGAAACGGCACCATTCCCGCGTGACCATCTTCGAGCGTGAAGCAAGGATCGATCTGGCCAAGCGCCCGGCCGATGGTCTCGGCGTTGCCTTTCTCGGCGCATCGGGAACGGTCACAGGGTCGCGTTATCTGGTGGACGATGGTGAAACTCAGATCGTGGTCGATTCCGGCCTGTTTCAGGGACCCAGGGATCTGCGCCGCCTTAATTGGGCATCGATCCCACCCGAAGTCGCGGATGTCGGCCAGGTGCTGCTGACCCACGCCCATCTCGATCACTCGGGCGCACTACCGCGCATGGCGCGCCTGGGCTGGGACGGGACCGTCCTTGCCACGCGGGCGACCGCGGCCCTGTGCGAGCTCCTTCTTCCCGACAGCGGCCATCTGCAGGAAAAGGATGCGGAGTTCGCCAACCAGCACGGCTTCTCCAGGCACCAGCCGGCGCTGCCCCTCTACACCCAGGCCGACGCGCGTCTGGCATTGCAGCTCTTCCGCCCGATCGAGTTCGGAGCGTGGCATGCAGTCACGGACGGCATCAGGGTGCGCTACCATCGCGCCGGCCACATCCTCGGCGCGGCGTCGATCGAGATCGACTGGAAGGGGCGGACAATCCTCTTCTCAGGCGACATCGGCCGTTACGGCGATGCGGTGATGAAGGATCCCGAGCCGCCCGCGCGCGCCGACTATGTCCTAGTGGAATCGACCTATGGCGATCGGCGCCACGAGCAGGTCGATCCGACAAAGACGCTTGGAGATCATGTCGAACGATGCGTCGAGAGAGGCGGGACGGTGGTGATTCCGGCCTTCGCCGTGGGACGGGTTCAGTCGCTTCTCTATCATTTCTCGCGTCTGCGCGCGCAGGGACGCCTCCGCGACATCCCGATCTTCCTCGACAGCCCGATGGCGATCAACGCGAGCGGGCTGATGTGCGATTTCATGGACGAGCATCGCCTGGCCCGCGCCGAGTGCGAAGCGGCGTGCAGCGTCGCGCACTATGTGCGCGAAGTGGAGGAATCCAAGGAACTCACCGCCAACCCCGCTCCCAAGGTCATCATCTCGGCCAGTGGAATGGCAACGGGCGGCCGCGTGCTCCACCATCTCAAGCGCTTCGCGCCGGATGGGAAGAACCTCATCCTCTTCTCAGGCTTCCAGGCGGCGGGCACCCGCGGCGCCGCCATGATCGGGGGCGCCCGGACGATCAAGATCCACGGCGAGTATATCCCGGTCGAAGCCGATGTCGCCAACCTGACGATGCTTTCGGCGCATGCCGACAGCGACGAGCTCATGCGCTGGCTCGGGTCGCTGCAAGAGCCCCCGCGCCATGTCTATGTCACGCATGGCGAGCCGACCGGCGCCCAGGTCCTGGCGAAGCGTGTCTCGGAGGATCTGGGCTGGGCATGCAGCGTACCGGCGCTGGGTAGCTGGGGCATGCTCGCGTGA
- a CDS encoding ribose-phosphate pyrophosphokinase, translated as MNRPVLFALPGSEALAQPLSAALDAEVGTIEHRQFPDGETYLRVGNDVSDREVILLSSLDHPDAKLLPLLFAADTARDLGARRIGLVAPYLAYMRQDIRFHAGEAVTSRTFAAILSRHLDWLVTVDPHLHRYHELSEIYRIPTQVVHAAPFLASWIKRNVARPLIIGPDLESEQWVSQVAADADAPFLVCEKIRSGDRHVTISIPNAPAFLDRQPVLVDDIASSGRTLTEAARQLVGMGFARPDCVVVHPLFAGDAAQVLGGLVERIVSTNAVAHASNDIDVMPAIAEAVRHRIEWRAARQF; from the coding sequence ATGAACCGTCCCGTCCTGTTCGCGCTGCCTGGCAGCGAGGCCCTGGCACAGCCGCTATCCGCCGCGCTCGATGCAGAGGTCGGCACGATCGAGCATCGTCAGTTTCCTGACGGGGAAACCTATCTCAGGGTCGGAAACGACGTCAGCGACCGCGAGGTCATCCTGCTGTCCAGTCTCGATCATCCGGACGCCAAGCTGTTGCCGCTGCTGTTCGCAGCCGACACCGCGCGCGATCTTGGCGCTCGCAGGATCGGGCTCGTCGCCCCTTACCTCGCTTACATGCGCCAGGACATACGCTTCCATGCCGGCGAGGCGGTGACGTCGCGAACCTTTGCTGCGATCCTGTCTCGCCATCTCGACTGGCTGGTGACGGTCGATCCGCATCTCCATCGCTACCATGAATTGTCGGAAATCTACCGCATCCCAACCCAGGTTGTTCATGCCGCGCCGTTTTTGGCCTCGTGGATCAAGCGCAATGTCGCTCGCCCGCTGATCATCGGTCCGGACCTGGAAAGCGAACAGTGGGTCTCGCAGGTGGCGGCCGATGCCGATGCTCCGTTTCTCGTGTGCGAGAAAATCCGATCCGGCGACCGTCACGTCACCATCTCGATTCCGAATGCCCCAGCGTTTCTCGATCGCCAGCCGGTGCTGGTCGACGATATCGCCTCATCCGGTCGGACCCTCACCGAGGCGGCGCGCCAACTGGTCGGCATGGGGTTCGCGCGACCGGATTGCGTGGTCGTGCATCCGCTTTTTGCCGGCGATGCAGCGCAGGTTCTGGGTGGGCTTGTCGAAAGGATCGTCAGCACGAACGCGGTTGCACATGCGTCGAATGATATAGACGTCATGCCAGCGATCGCGGAGGCCGTTCGCCACCGGATTGAATGGCGTGCTGCGCGTCAGTTCTAA
- a CDS encoding DUF2933 domain-containing protein — translation MGEHDHRMRKRGKIVLIGFLLVASFFLLTEHTAHFLGVLPYLILLACPLMHLFMHRGHGGHQHGHEPGQAPAGLPANPNGRIEGESR, via the coding sequence ATGGGCGAACATGACCATCGCATGCGCAAGCGCGGCAAGATCGTTCTGATCGGCTTCCTGCTCGTCGCTAGCTTCTTCCTCCTCACCGAGCATACCGCGCACTTCCTGGGTGTGCTGCCCTATCTCATCCTGCTCGCCTGCCCGCTCATGCACCTGTTCATGCACCGCGGCCATGGTGGGCATCAGCATGGCCATGAGCCCGGTCAGGCACCCGCCGGCTTACCGGCCAATCCCAACGGCCGCATCGAAGGAGAGTCGCGATGA
- a CDS encoding thymidine phosphorylase family protein, with translation MKPGIIEDAEVEPVATTLRAHRLGLSAAGGDLIAVMRQDCPVCRSEGLASRAQVALHAGGREIVVSLLHSSAEAPAPGEIGLSESAWRLLGVSEGDPVEIAHAQPLASLAEVRRRIYGNRLSEGAFSAIMTDIAERRYSDVHLSAFITACSAVPLDTDETISLTRAMVDVGERLQWSGAVIVDKHSVGGLPGNRTTPIIVSIMAAEGLIMPKTSSRAITSPAGTADTMEVLAPVDLDVSAIRKVVEREGGCIAWGGAVNLSPADDVIIGVERVLDIDAVGQMVASVLSKKIAAGATHLVIDIPVGPTAKVRGTDAADTLERALSSVAQAFGLRTRVMRGPGAEPIGRGIGPALEAQDILAVLQGQPGAEDLAHRACELAGGLLELADAAPAGEGYARARACLESGGAWAKFQRICEAQGGMRAPPVARFQQDMIAPYSGRLVSIDNRKLATVAKLAGAPVAKAAGVALQCRLNQMVDAGAPLCSIHAESPGELDYAAAYAVSDGPIFGIEAL, from the coding sequence GTGAAGCCCGGGATCATCGAGGACGCCGAAGTAGAGCCTGTCGCGACGACGCTGCGGGCACACCGCCTCGGCCTGTCGGCTGCCGGAGGTGATCTGATCGCGGTCATGCGCCAAGACTGTCCCGTCTGCCGCTCGGAAGGTCTCGCGTCGCGCGCGCAGGTCGCGCTGCACGCCGGCGGGCGGGAAATCGTCGTCTCGCTGCTGCACAGTTCCGCGGAGGCTCCAGCGCCCGGCGAGATCGGCCTGTCCGAATCCGCATGGCGGCTGCTCGGCGTCAGCGAGGGCGATCCGGTCGAGATCGCGCACGCCCAGCCTCTCGCCTCGCTCGCCGAAGTGCGTCGGCGCATCTATGGCAATCGTCTCAGTGAAGGGGCTTTTTCAGCGATCATGACCGACATCGCCGAGCGACGCTATAGCGATGTCCATCTCTCGGCGTTCATCACGGCATGCTCAGCGGTCCCGCTCGATACGGACGAAACGATCAGCCTGACCAGGGCGATGGTCGATGTCGGCGAGCGATTGCAGTGGTCCGGAGCGGTCATCGTCGACAAGCATAGCGTCGGTGGATTGCCGGGCAATCGCACCACGCCGATCATCGTCTCGATCATGGCCGCGGAGGGCCTGATCATGCCCAAGACATCGTCGCGGGCGATCACCTCGCCGGCCGGCACGGCGGACACGATGGAGGTGCTTGCACCTGTCGACCTCGACGTTTCCGCCATCCGCAAGGTGGTCGAGCGCGAAGGCGGCTGCATCGCCTGGGGCGGCGCCGTCAATCTCAGCCCGGCCGACGATGTGATCATCGGCGTTGAACGAGTGCTCGATATCGATGCCGTAGGGCAGATGGTCGCCTCGGTGCTGTCCAAGAAAATCGCGGCCGGTGCGACCCATCTGGTCATCGATATCCCGGTCGGGCCGACCGCCAAGGTACGCGGAACCGATGCCGCCGATACGCTCGAGCGCGCGCTGAGCTCGGTCGCCCAAGCCTTCGGGCTTCGCACGCGCGTGATGCGCGGCCCCGGCGCGGAGCCGATCGGACGGGGCATCGGCCCGGCGCTCGAGGCGCAGGATATCCTTGCCGTCCTCCAGGGGCAGCCGGGCGCCGAGGATCTCGCCCACCGGGCCTGCGAGCTGGCGGGAGGACTGCTTGAGCTCGCTGACGCGGCCCCGGCCGGCGAAGGCTATGCGCGTGCGCGGGCGTGTCTCGAAAGCGGCGGGGCCTGGGCCAAGTTCCAACGTATCTGCGAAGCGCAGGGCGGCATGCGGGCTCCACCGGTCGCCCGGTTTCAGCAGGATATGATCGCTCCCTATAGCGGCCGCCTGGTGAGTATCGACAATCGCAAGCTCGCGACGGTCGCGAAGCTCGCCGGCGCGCCGGTGGCCAAGGCCGCTGGCGTCGCACTGCAGTGTCGGCTGAACCAGATGGTGGATGCCGGGGCTCCCTTGTGTAGCATTCATGCCGAGAGCCCGGGCGAGCTCGACTATGCGGCGGCCTATGCCGTGAGCGACGGGCCGATCTTCGGGATTGAAGCGCTATGA
- the istB gene encoding IS21-like element helper ATPase IstB has translation MSTEAPDILLAHYLKTLKLPTFQREHQKLARLCATEDVDHVGYLFRLAEREMIERDRRKVERRIKAAKFPVVKSLDSFDFAAIPKLNKIQVLELARCEWIERRENVIALGPSGTGKTHVALGLGLVACQKGLSVGFTTAAALVSEMMEARDERRLLRFQKQMAAYKLLIIDELGFVPLSKTGAELLFELISQRYERGATLITSNLPFDEWTETLGSERLTGALLDRITHHVNILEMNGDSYRLAQSRARKAG, from the coding sequence ATGAGCACCGAAGCACCTGACATCCTGCTCGCCCACTATCTCAAGACCCTCAAGCTGCCGACCTTCCAGCGCGAGCACCAAAAGCTGGCCCGACTCTGCGCAACCGAGGACGTCGATCACGTCGGCTACCTCTTCCGGCTTGCCGAGCGGGAGATGATCGAGCGCGATCGCCGCAAGGTCGAACGGCGGATCAAGGCGGCCAAATTCCCGGTCGTCAAAAGCCTCGACAGCTTCGACTTTGCCGCCATCCCCAAGCTCAACAAGATACAGGTGCTGGAACTGGCCAGATGTGAATGGATCGAGCGCCGCGAGAACGTCATCGCTCTCGGTCCCAGCGGCACGGGCAAGACGCATGTCGCGCTCGGCCTCGGCCTGGTCGCCTGCCAGAAAGGCTTATCCGTCGGCTTCACCACGGCGGCGGCCCTGGTCAGCGAGATGATGGAGGCTCGAGACGAGCGGCGTCTGCTCCGCTTCCAGAAGCAGATGGCCGCCTACAAGCTGCTGATCATCGACGAACTGGGCTTCGTGCCGCTCTCCAAGACCGGTGCGGAATTGCTGTTCGAGCTGATCTCCCAGCGTTACGAGCGCGGTGCCACCCTGATCACCAGCAATCTGCCTTTCGATGAATGGACCGAAACCTTGGGATCAGAACGACTGACCGGCGCACTGCTCGATCGCATCACCCACCACGTCAACATTCTCGAAATGAACGGCGACAGCTATCGTCTCGCCCAAAGCCGCGCCCGAAAGGCTGGCTGA
- the istA gene encoding IS21 family transposase encodes MELYLKVRLAVSEGMTQRQAAKHFNISRDSVAKMVSYSIPPGYQRRSPIRRPKLDAFVSTIEHWLDEDMKVPRKQRHTAKRVFDRLRDECGFTGGYTIIKDYMRERDQRRREVFVPLSHPPGHAQADFGEATVVIGGVEQKARFFVLDLPHSDGCYVRAYPAAVAEAWVDGHIHAFAFFGGVPQSIVYDNDRCLVAKILPDGTRKRAALFSGFLSHYLIRDRYGRPGKGNDKGNVEGLVGYARRNFMVPIPQFATWDAFNDFLEEQCRKRQRDKLRGENETIGERLQRDLAAMRPLPASPFDACDQTSAVVTAQSLVRYKTNDYSVPVAYGHQDVWVRGYVDQVVIGCRGEIIARHPRSWEREDIVFDPVHYLPLIEQKINALDQAAPLQGWDLPDEFATLRRLMEGRMAKHGRREYVQVLRLLESFELADLHAAVRQALQLGAIGFDAVKHLILCRVERRPPRLDLSIYPYLPRATVEKTSAKAYMRLLSSDAGEAA; translated from the coding sequence GTGGAACTATATCTGAAGGTTCGCCTGGCTGTCTCCGAAGGGATGACGCAGCGCCAGGCAGCAAAGCATTTCAACATATCTCGCGACAGCGTCGCCAAGATGGTGTCGTATTCGATACCGCCCGGCTATCAGCGGCGATCACCGATCCGGCGGCCGAAGCTGGATGCGTTCGTTTCGACGATCGAGCATTGGCTCGACGAGGATATGAAGGTGCCGCGCAAGCAGCGGCATACTGCCAAGCGGGTGTTCGACCGGCTGCGCGACGAATGCGGGTTCACCGGCGGCTACACGATCATCAAGGACTACATGCGCGAGCGGGATCAGCGCCGCCGGGAGGTGTTCGTGCCGCTGTCGCATCCTCCCGGCCATGCGCAGGCCGACTTTGGCGAGGCGACTGTGGTGATCGGCGGCGTCGAGCAGAAGGCGCGCTTCTTCGTGCTCGATCTTCCGCATAGCGACGGCTGCTACGTGCGGGCCTATCCGGCGGCGGTGGCCGAGGCCTGGGTCGACGGCCACATCCATGCGTTTGCCTTCTTCGGAGGCGTGCCGCAGTCGATCGTATACGACAACGACCGTTGCCTTGTGGCGAAGATCCTGCCCGACGGCACGCGCAAGCGGGCAGCGCTGTTCAGCGGTTTTTTGTCCCACTACCTGATCCGCGATCGCTATGGCCGTCCGGGAAAGGGTAATGACAAGGGGAATGTGGAGGGTCTTGTCGGATATGCCCGGCGCAACTTTATGGTGCCGATCCCGCAGTTTGCGACATGGGATGCGTTCAACGATTTTCTGGAGGAGCAGTGCCGAAAGCGCCAGCGCGATAAGCTACGCGGCGAGAACGAGACGATCGGCGAACGGCTGCAGCGCGATCTTGCCGCCATGCGTCCCTTGCCGGCGTCGCCGTTTGATGCCTGCGACCAGACCAGCGCTGTTGTGACAGCCCAATCGCTGGTGCGCTACAAAACGAACGACTATTCCGTGCCGGTTGCCTACGGTCATCAAGACGTCTGGGTCCGGGGCTATGTCGATCAGGTGGTGATCGGTTGCCGTGGTGAGATCATCGCCCGCCATCCCCGGAGCTGGGAACGGGAAGACATCGTCTTCGACCCCGTCCATTACCTGCCGCTGATCGAGCAGAAGATCAATGCGCTGGATCAGGCAGCTCCATTGCAGGGCTGGGATCTGCCGGACGAGTTCGCCACGCTGCGCCGTTTGATGGAAGGCCGCATGGCAAAGCATGGCCGGCGGGAATACGTCCAGGTTCTCCGTCTGCTGGAAAGCTTCGAGCTTGCCGACCTGCATGCGGCGGTAAGGCAGGCCCTTCAGCTCGGCGCGATCGGCTTCGATGCGGTCAAGCATCTGATCCTGTGCCGCGTAGAACGCCGACCGCCGCGATTGGACCTGTCGATCTATCCGTACCTTCCGAGGGCGACGGTCGAGAAGACCTCGGCGAAGGCGTATATGCGCCTCCTGTCGTCTGATGCGGGAGAGGCGGCATGA
- the istB gene encoding IS21-like element helper ATPase IstB → MPLPAIEAEPTSVPPAVLLANHLKALKLPTFVREYEKVAFEAAQDRADYPRYLLRLCELERIDRERRMVERRIRMARFPHTKSFDTFDFAAQPSLNKALVLELARGEWIERRRNVIALGPSGTGKTHTALALGLAACQKGHSVAFTTAAALVHDLMEARDERRLRSLQKHLASVKLLILDELGYVPFTAVGGELLFEVLSQRYERGSTLITSNLPFDEWTSVFGSERLTGALLDRLTHHVHILEMNGDSFRLASSRKRQKDKGEDK, encoded by the coding sequence ATGCCGCTGCCAGCCATCGAGGCCGAACCCACCAGCGTGCCGCCCGCTGTACTACTGGCCAACCATCTCAAAGCGCTCAAGCTGCCCACCTTTGTGCGCGAGTATGAGAAGGTCGCCTTCGAGGCCGCGCAGGATCGGGCCGATTACCCCCGCTATCTGCTGCGCCTGTGCGAACTTGAACGGATTGATCGCGAGCGCCGGATGGTGGAGCGCCGTATCCGCATGGCTCGCTTCCCGCACACCAAGAGCTTTGACACCTTCGACTTTGCAGCCCAGCCATCACTGAACAAGGCCTTGGTTCTGGAACTGGCGCGCGGTGAATGGATCGAGCGGCGGCGTAATGTCATTGCGCTGGGCCCCAGCGGCACCGGTAAGACCCACACCGCCCTCGCGCTAGGACTGGCTGCGTGCCAGAAAGGGCACAGCGTGGCCTTCACAACGGCCGCGGCGTTGGTCCATGACCTGATGGAGGCTCGCGACGAGCGTCGCTTGCGCAGCCTGCAAAAGCATCTGGCATCTGTAAAGCTGCTGATCCTCGACGAGTTGGGATATGTACCATTCACCGCCGTGGGCGGCGAGTTGCTGTTCGAGGTACTCAGCCAGCGCTATGAACGCGGCAGCACGCTGATCACCAGCAATCTGCCCTTCGATGAATGGACATCGGTGTTCGGCTCCGAACGCCTGACCGGCGCCCTGCTCGACCGGCTGACACACCACGTCCACATTCTCGAGATGAATGGTGACAGCTTCCGTCTCGCCAGCAGCCGCAAGCGCCAGAAGGACAAGGGGGAGGATAAATGA
- the istA gene encoding IS21 family transposase — MKRVELYQKVRRAVLIDGMSRRAAARYFGINRKTVDKMLCFPEPAAHGRSGQTYSRKLSGFTDIIDQILVDDRKVHIKQRHTAARIFERLRDEHGFTGGITIVRDYVAGAKLRSREVFIPLSHKPGHAQVDFGEADGIIDGKLVRFHYFCMDLPHSDAPFVKAYPAEVAEAFCEGHVAAFAFFGGIPQSILYDNTKLAVAQILGDGKRERSRMFSTLQSHYLFEDKFGRPGKGNDKGKVEGLVGYSRRHFMVPRPEAPSFDALNARFVEQCMERRQAILRGHERSIGDRLVADLAAFMPLPAVPFDPCHMVTGRASSMSLVRYRTNDYSVPTAYAHQEVVIKGYVDRVAIICGGELIAVHPRSYEREDFIANPLHYLALLEQKPRALDQAAPLDGWVLAEPMHRIRRLMEARSGKEGRREFIQVLRLCERFEQSLVEWAVARALEMGAISFDAIKMIALARLEQRVPRLDLQFYPHLPRANVGRTDPRTYMGLLSQAGTPATGVAA, encoded by the coding sequence ATGAAGAGAGTGGAGCTTTATCAGAAGGTCCGCCGCGCCGTGCTGATTGACGGGATGAGCCGTCGCGCTGCCGCCCGGTATTTTGGGATCAATCGCAAGACCGTCGACAAGATGCTGTGCTTTCCAGAGCCAGCAGCGCACGGCCGGAGCGGGCAAACCTACAGCCGCAAGCTGTCCGGATTTACCGACATCATTGACCAAATCCTGGTGGATGACCGCAAGGTTCACATCAAACAGCGACACACTGCCGCGCGTATTTTCGAGCGTCTGCGCGATGAACATGGCTTCACCGGCGGCATCACCATTGTTCGCGACTATGTGGCGGGCGCCAAGTTGCGCAGCCGCGAGGTGTTCATACCATTGAGCCACAAGCCGGGGCATGCGCAGGTGGATTTTGGTGAGGCGGACGGGATCATCGACGGCAAGTTGGTGCGGTTCCACTATTTCTGCATGGACCTGCCGCACAGCGATGCGCCGTTCGTTAAAGCCTATCCTGCCGAGGTGGCTGAGGCATTTTGCGAAGGGCACGTGGCGGCCTTTGCCTTCTTCGGCGGCATCCCGCAGTCGATCCTGTATGACAACACCAAGCTGGCAGTGGCGCAGATCCTGGGCGACGGGAAGCGCGAGCGCAGCCGGATGTTCTCGACCCTCCAGAGCCATTACCTGTTCGAAGACAAATTCGGGCGCCCCGGCAAGGGTAACGACAAGGGCAAGGTCGAGGGGCTGGTCGGTTATTCCCGGCGCCACTTCATGGTGCCGAGGCCAGAGGCGCCCAGCTTTGATGCGCTGAACGCGCGCTTTGTCGAACAATGCATGGAGCGACGACAGGCCATCTTGCGCGGGCATGAGCGCAGCATCGGTGACAGGCTGGTGGCTGATCTGGCGGCCTTTATGCCGCTACCGGCGGTGCCGTTCGATCCCTGCCATATGGTGACGGGGCGGGCCTCGTCGATGTCGCTGGTGCGCTATCGTACCAATGATTATTCGGTGCCGACGGCCTATGCCCACCAGGAGGTCGTAATCAAAGGCTATGTCGATCGGGTTGCGATCATCTGTGGCGGGGAGCTGATCGCAGTGCATCCGCGCAGCTATGAGCGGGAGGACTTCATTGCCAACCCGCTGCACTATCTGGCGCTGTTAGAACAGAAACCCCGCGCGCTTGATCAGGCAGCGCCGCTCGATGGCTGGGTGCTGGCTGAACCGATGCATCGCATCCGACGACTGATGGAGGCGCGCAGCGGCAAAGAGGGACGGCGCGAGTTCATCCAGGTGCTGCGGCTATGCGAACGCTTCGAGCAGTCCCTGGTGGAATGGGCAGTGGCCCGCGCGCTGGAGATGGGGGCAATCAGCTTCGATGCGATCAAGATGATCGCGCTGGCCCGCCTCGAACAGCGTGTGCCGCGCCTCGATCTGCAATTTTACCCGCATTTGCCGCGCGCGAATGTCGGGCGTACCGATCCGCGCACCTACATGGGCCTGCTCTCGCAGGCAGGCACTCCAGCGACGGGAGTGGCAGCATGA